In one window of Henckelia pumila isolate YLH828 chromosome 1, ASM3356847v2, whole genome shotgun sequence DNA:
- the LOC140874220 gene encoding uncharacterized protein — translation MLRAVILNFGASWQESLPLVEFSYNNSYQSRIQMAPFEALYGRKCRSPLFWDDLSEIPVTGPDMIRELSDKVKLIQISMRTAQDRQAKHANVRRRTLNFEQVCDPAYRLALPPALSGIHDVFHVSMLRKYEPDASHILRPDEAELDETLSYFKRPIQILDHKERQLRNKSIPLVKVQWSRHGIEEATWETEHDMR, via the exons atgttgagagctgtgaTACTTAACTTTGGTGCAAGTTGGCAAGAATCTTTGCCACTtgttgaattttcttataataacagctatcagtcAAGAATtcagatggctccatttgaagcactgTATGGTAGAAAATGCAGATcgccgttgttttgggatgatcttTCTGAAATACCAGTTACAGGGCCAGACATGATCAGAGAGTTGTCTGATAAAGTGAAGTTGATACAGATCAGTATGAGAACAGCGCAAGATCGACAAGCAAAGCATGCAAATGTAAGGCGTAgaactttgaattttgaacAAG TTTGTGATCCTGCATACCGACTAGCATTACCTCCAGCACTGTcaggtattcatgatgtatttcacgtgtctatgttgaggaagtacgaGCCCGATGCTTCCCATATTCTTCGTCCAGATGAAGCTGAGTTAGATGAAACATTGAGCTATTTCAAACGTCCTATTCAAATCCTTGATCACAAGGAAAGACAGCTTCGAAACAAATCCATTCCACTTGTTAAGGTgcaatggagtagacacggaattgaagaagctacttgggagacagaacaTGATATGAGATAG